The Parambassis ranga chromosome 1, fParRan2.1, whole genome shotgun sequence genome includes a region encoding these proteins:
- the sid4 gene encoding secreted immunoglobulin domain 4 produces the protein MDLSPWVLILCSLFCSVTAQAPVVSVEPRAATVHQGESVSFRCRVESVVQPVQLEWRKGTNHALPDNMKIGPDGSVLTVANARPGNQGQYRCVASNSAGRSFANAVLNVKYAPKVRLTPVGPLRVRVGDPVSVECRAQGRPRPTLLWKRQGSTLHLVTTETDDVITIQWPAVRPEDTGVYICQAENIEGVTEVKIEITAESGPGAPVASVSATEMTVVEGHTVVMQCQASGSPAPVISWSKLRAPLPWKHTVNGGVLTLTSVGRQDSGQYICNATNIHGYSEAYTQMEVETPPYATCLPDQVRLQPGDALRVQCLAHGTHPINFVWSRTGRAGLPAGAESTKDGKLLIAHVKQSDSGTYKCVATNHIGSSEAQARVIVKA, from the exons ATGGATCTATCACCCTGGGTTCTGATCCTGTGCTCTCTATTCTGTTCAG TGACTGCTCAGGCTCCTGTTGTCTCAGTGGAGCCCCGAGCTGCAACTGTGCACCAAGGAGAGTCGGTCAGTTTCAGGTGCAGAGTAGAAAGCGTGGTACAACCAGTGCAACTGGAGTGGAGAAAAGGCACTAATCATGCATTACCAG ACAATATGAAGATCGGTCCTGATGGGTCTGTGCTGACAGTTGCAAATGCCCGACCAGGCAACCAAGGCCAGTACCGCTGTGTGGCATCCAACTCCGCGGGTCGCAGCTTCGCCAATGCTGTGCTTAATGTCAAAT atgCTCCAAAAGTTCGCCTGACTCCTGTGGGGCCCCTGCGGGTCAGAGTTGGGGACCCTGTGTCAGTGGAATGTCGTGCCCAAGGCAGGCCTCGCCCCACACTACTCTGGAAACGCCAAGGCTCAACTCTGCATTTGGTTACTACAGAGACAGATGACGTCATCACCATACAG TGGCCTGCAGTACGTCCTGAGGACACAGGAGTTTATATTTGCCAGGCTGAGAACATCGAGGGGGTGACAGAGGTCAAGATTGAGATCACTGCTGAGAGTGGGCCTGGAGCACCGGTAGCCTCAGTGAGCGCCACAGAAATGACAGTGGTAGAGGGACATACAGTCGTAATGCAGTGTCAGGCCAGCG GTTCCCCTGCACCTGTCATCTCCTGGTCTAAGCTCAGGGCGCCAttaccatggaaacacacagtgaatggTGGTGTTTTGACACTGACCAGTGTGGGCCGCCAAGACTCAGGGCAATACATCTGCAATGCAACCAACATACACGGCTACAGTGAGGCGTACACGCAGATGGAGGTGGAGA CCCCTCCGTATGCCACCTGCCTGCCAGACCAAGTGAGGCTGCAGCCCGGAGATGCTCTGCGTGTGCAGTGCCTGGCACACGGCACTCACCCCATCAACTTTGTGTGGAGTCGGACGGGCAGGGCGGGCTTGCCTGCAGGAGCGGAGTCCACAAAGGATGGAAAGCTGCTGATAGCCCACGTTAAACAGAGCGATAGCGGAACATACAAGTGTGTGGCCACCAACCACATAGGCTCGAGTGAGGCACAGGCCAGAGTCATCGTAAAAG CTTAA